One stretch of Catenulispora sp. GP43 DNA includes these proteins:
- a CDS encoding YhjD/YihY/BrkB family envelope integrity protein produces MRAIPFVGRLVVQLVHVNVLDTATRLAAQTFLTGIPVLFVLAAFAPATVRDNLVDSLRSILGLGSRSLAEVTDTLHGGHEPDGEAIGGIGVVITLLSATACSRVLQRLCERSWHMPPAAARLAAWRWVAWLVVWLAVLVFQGKVRAGFGVGQGLGLPMALVTACLMWWWTQYLLLAGRLPWRPLLPGAVLTGAAMTALAGAAKIYVPNSLDRSISQFGPLGLVFTVFSWLIVLFTAATVCVATGFVIAHEPTMARLLKTPPAPDQTD; encoded by the coding sequence GTGCGGGCGATCCCGTTCGTGGGGCGGCTCGTCGTCCAGCTGGTCCACGTCAACGTCCTGGACACCGCGACCCGCCTGGCCGCGCAGACCTTCCTGACCGGCATCCCGGTGCTGTTCGTCCTGGCGGCCTTCGCGCCGGCCACGGTGCGCGACAACCTCGTGGACTCGCTGCGGTCCATCCTCGGTCTGGGTTCCAGGTCCCTCGCCGAGGTCACGGACACTCTTCACGGCGGGCACGAGCCCGACGGCGAGGCCATCGGCGGGATCGGCGTCGTCATCACCCTCCTGTCGGCGACCGCGTGCTCCCGGGTGCTGCAGCGGCTGTGCGAGCGGTCCTGGCACATGCCGCCGGCGGCGGCGCGGCTGGCCGCGTGGCGCTGGGTGGCCTGGCTGGTGGTGTGGCTGGCCGTGCTGGTGTTCCAGGGGAAAGTCCGCGCGGGCTTCGGCGTCGGGCAGGGCCTGGGACTGCCCATGGCGCTGGTGACCGCCTGCCTGATGTGGTGGTGGACGCAGTACCTGCTGCTGGCCGGCCGGCTGCCGTGGCGTCCGTTGCTGCCCGGCGCGGTCCTCACCGGGGCCGCGATGACCGCCTTGGCCGGCGCGGCGAAGATCTACGTGCCGAATTCACTGGACCGCAGCATCAGCCAGTTCGGCCCGCTGGGCCTGGTGTTCACCGTGTTCTCGTGGCTGATCGTGCTCTTCACGGCGGCCACGGTGTGCGTGGCCACCGGATTCGTGATCGCCCACGAGCCGACCATGGCCCGGCTGCTGAAGACCCCGCCGGCGCCGGACCAGACCGATTGA
- a CDS encoding diacylglycerol kinase family protein, whose product MPSPRAGRDQTGPARRARRAQQARRARWLARAALALVLAAVGLLIAATDLGGAIVAVLIAVAALALAAVGGWWALTHHGAARTVGVLVMIGALVGSVLLYASSTVRWLIALGAAVAWAAALACGRAALRADRAEHGTPVLHTPAPRRPVLIMNPASGGGKVERFDLVRKAERLGCRVVLLDPAHHQDVAALARQALADGADLLGVAGGDGTQALVAGVAAEHGVPFLVISAGTRNHFAMDLGLDRDDPSRCLLALTDGVELRVDLGEVAGRTFVNNASFGVYAEIVQRPEYRDAKAATTLDELPDLLTGYAGARLTADVDGTVLAGPQAVLVSCDPYETGWYGSGRRPRLDTGTLGVISLTVRGAAQAADLALRGEQSAALTKMTADEVVITADTDTVQAGVDGEALTLPVPVRCRILPGALRVRVPRERPGVPPPRQGIDWRRLGMLALALPGKTTETTVKR is encoded by the coding sequence GTGCCATCCCCTCGGGCCGGCCGGGATCAAACGGGCCCGGCACGGCGAGCGCGGCGGGCACAGCAGGCGCGCCGAGCGCGCTGGCTGGCCCGCGCAGCGCTCGCCCTCGTCCTGGCCGCGGTCGGGCTCCTGATCGCGGCGACCGATCTGGGCGGCGCCATCGTGGCCGTCCTGATCGCGGTCGCCGCGCTGGCGCTGGCCGCGGTCGGGGGCTGGTGGGCCCTGACCCACCACGGCGCCGCCCGGACCGTGGGCGTCCTGGTGATGATCGGCGCTCTGGTCGGCAGTGTCCTGCTCTACGCGAGCTCGACCGTCCGCTGGCTCATCGCCCTCGGCGCCGCGGTGGCCTGGGCCGCCGCCCTGGCCTGCGGCCGCGCGGCGCTGCGCGCCGACCGGGCCGAACACGGCACGCCGGTGCTGCACACGCCCGCGCCGCGCCGGCCGGTGCTGATCATGAATCCGGCCTCCGGCGGCGGCAAGGTCGAGCGGTTCGACCTGGTCCGCAAGGCCGAGCGGCTCGGCTGCCGGGTCGTGCTGCTGGATCCCGCGCACCACCAGGACGTCGCCGCGCTCGCCCGGCAGGCGCTCGCCGACGGCGCGGACCTGCTCGGCGTGGCCGGCGGGGACGGCACGCAGGCCCTGGTCGCCGGGGTCGCCGCCGAGCACGGCGTGCCCTTCCTGGTGATCTCGGCCGGCACCCGCAACCACTTCGCCATGGACCTCGGCCTGGACCGCGACGACCCGAGCCGCTGCCTGCTGGCCCTCACCGACGGCGTCGAACTGCGCGTCGACCTCGGGGAGGTGGCGGGGCGCACGTTCGTGAACAACGCCTCCTTCGGCGTCTACGCCGAGATCGTGCAGCGGCCCGAATACCGGGACGCGAAGGCCGCCACCACGCTCGATGAGCTCCCTGACCTGCTGACCGGCTACGCCGGGGCCCGGCTGACGGCGGACGTCGACGGCACCGTGCTGGCCGGCCCGCAGGCGGTGCTGGTGAGCTGCGACCCGTACGAAACGGGCTGGTACGGGTCGGGCCGCCGGCCGCGCCTGGACACCGGGACGCTCGGCGTCATAAGCCTGACGGTGCGCGGCGCGGCGCAGGCGGCGGATCTGGCCCTGCGCGGCGAGCAGTCCGCCGCGCTCACCAAGATGACCGCCGACGAGGTCGTCATCACGGCCGACACGGACACCGTCCAGGCCGGGGTGGACGGGGAGGCGCTGACCCTGCCGGTCCCGGTCCGCTGCCGGATCCTCCCCGGAGCCCTGCGGGTCCGGGTCCCGCGTGAGCGTCCCGGGGTCCCGCCGCCCCGGCAGGGGATCGACTGGCGCCGGCTCGGCATGCTGGCTCTGGCCCTGCCCGGGAAGACGACCGAGACGACGGTGAAGCGATGA
- a CDS encoding phosphatase PAP2 family protein, which translates to MTIRSIRTAVDTARSAAASADAALYTVVARSTGSSGLDEGLSRLSNAADHSKISLAIAALLAARPGAPRRGALRGLAAIGLTSASANLLGKRLFGRRRPDWDAIGVPLRRRVRMPSSTAFPSGHSASAAAFAVAVASEVPAAALPLGALAAVVGYSRVHTGVHYPGDVVAGFALGAACAAAVIVLDRRRREPAASAGEAAPGS; encoded by the coding sequence ATGACCATCCGCAGCATCCGCACCGCGGTCGACACCGCCCGAAGCGCAGCCGCCTCGGCGGACGCCGCCCTGTACACGGTCGTCGCGCGCAGCACCGGCAGCAGCGGGCTCGACGAAGGGCTCTCCCGGCTCTCGAACGCGGCGGACCACTCCAAGATCTCCCTGGCGATCGCCGCGCTTCTCGCGGCGCGTCCCGGGGCACCGCGCCGGGGCGCTCTCAGGGGCCTGGCGGCGATCGGCCTCACCTCGGCGAGCGCCAACCTGCTCGGCAAGCGGCTGTTCGGCCGGCGCCGGCCGGACTGGGACGCGATCGGGGTCCCGCTGCGGCGCAGGGTTCGGATGCCCTCCTCGACGGCCTTCCCGTCCGGACATTCCGCGTCGGCCGCGGCGTTCGCCGTGGCGGTGGCCTCCGAGGTTCCCGCGGCGGCCCTGCCGTTGGGGGCTCTGGCCGCCGTCGTCGGGTACTCGCGGGTGCACACCGGCGTGCACTATCCGGGCGACGTCGTCGCGGGCTTCGCACTCGGGGCGGCCTGCGCCGCGGCCGTGATCGTGCTCGACCGGCGCCGGAGGGAGCCCGCGGCTAGTGCAGGTGAAGCAGCACCAGGTTCTTGA
- a CDS encoding SulP family inorganic anion transporter, producing MEAGGWRRVSVWRSVPGLQAAATYQRGWVAKDVVAGVVLSTLLVPQGMAYAELAGLPPITGLYTSITCLLAYAVFGPSRILVLGPDSSLGPLIAAAVLPLAAAGQDSARAVALASMLALMVAVLLIGGALARLGFVADLLSKPTIMGYLNGLALTILVGQLPKLFGFSVSAEGLIREIHGFVRGLARGEALAAAAAVGIAGVAVILALQHWLPKVPAVLIMVLMSIAATSVFDLAAHGVSLVGELPRGFPPLTLPDVRWSDLGPLVGAAGGITLVSLADTISTASAFAERTGQEIDGGKEMVGIGAANLAAGFFQGFPVSTSGSRTAVAERSGARSQLTGVVGAVLITLMIVLVPGLLRNLPQPALAAVVICASLSLADIPGTVRLWHQRRTEFLLSAAAFLGVALLGVLPGIGIAVLLSILNVFRHAWQPYEAELGRVSGLRGYYDLDTHPTAQRVPGLVIYRFAAPLIFANAKRFRNRVLRLSRSPGTRWILVAAESVTDVDVTACDILLKLDRDLRSRGIDLMFAELQEPVRRKIEQYEDQALPDSHFFPSVHAAEDAFRAGAPDHRTPGDGDD from the coding sequence ATGGAGGCTGGAGGCTGGAGGCGCGTGTCCGTCTGGCGCTCGGTACCCGGCCTGCAAGCGGCGGCGACCTACCAGCGGGGCTGGGTGGCCAAGGACGTCGTGGCCGGGGTGGTGCTGAGCACCCTGCTCGTGCCGCAGGGCATGGCGTACGCGGAACTGGCCGGCCTGCCGCCCATCACCGGCTTGTACACCTCGATCACCTGCCTGCTCGCCTACGCGGTGTTCGGCCCGAGCCGGATCCTGGTCCTGGGCCCCGACTCCTCCCTCGGGCCGCTGATCGCCGCCGCCGTCCTCCCGCTGGCCGCCGCCGGGCAGGACAGCGCCCGCGCCGTCGCCCTGGCCTCGATGCTGGCGCTCATGGTCGCGGTGCTGCTGATCGGCGGCGCGCTCGCCCGCCTGGGCTTCGTCGCGGACCTGCTGTCCAAGCCCACGATCATGGGCTACCTGAACGGCCTGGCGCTGACCATCCTGGTCGGACAGCTGCCCAAGCTGTTCGGCTTCTCGGTGAGCGCCGAGGGCCTGATCCGCGAGATCCACGGCTTCGTGCGGGGGCTCGCGCGCGGCGAGGCGCTCGCCGCGGCCGCCGCCGTCGGGATCGCCGGGGTGGCCGTCATCCTGGCGCTCCAGCACTGGCTGCCGAAGGTCCCGGCGGTCCTGATCATGGTCCTGATGTCCATCGCCGCCACCTCGGTCTTCGACCTCGCCGCGCACGGGGTGAGCCTGGTCGGCGAACTGCCGCGCGGCTTCCCGCCGCTGACCCTGCCGGACGTGCGCTGGTCGGACCTCGGCCCGCTGGTCGGCGCGGCCGGCGGCATCACGCTGGTCTCGCTGGCCGACACCATCTCCACCGCCTCGGCCTTCGCCGAGCGCACCGGGCAGGAGATCGACGGCGGCAAGGAGATGGTCGGCATCGGGGCGGCGAACCTGGCTGCCGGGTTCTTCCAGGGCTTCCCGGTCAGTACCAGCGGGTCCCGCACGGCCGTGGCCGAGCGGTCCGGGGCGCGCAGCCAGCTGACCGGGGTGGTCGGCGCCGTGCTCATCACCTTGATGATCGTGCTGGTCCCGGGCCTGCTGCGGAACCTGCCGCAGCCGGCGCTGGCCGCCGTGGTCATCTGCGCCTCGCTGTCGCTGGCCGACATCCCGGGCACGGTCCGGCTCTGGCACCAGCGGCGGACCGAGTTCCTGCTCTCGGCCGCGGCGTTCCTCGGCGTCGCGCTGCTCGGGGTGCTGCCCGGCATCGGGATCGCGGTGCTCCTGTCGATCCTGAACGTCTTCCGGCACGCGTGGCAGCCCTATGAGGCCGAGCTCGGCCGGGTCAGCGGGCTGCGCGGCTACTACGACCTGGACACCCACCCGACCGCGCAGCGTGTCCCCGGCCTGGTGATCTACCGCTTCGCGGCGCCGCTGATCTTCGCCAACGCCAAGAGGTTCCGCAACCGCGTCCTGCGGCTGTCGCGCAGCCCGGGGACCCGGTGGATCCTGGTCGCCGCCGAGTCGGTGACCGATGTCGACGTCACCGCCTGCGACATACTCCTGAAGCTCGACCGGGACCTCCGGTCGCGGGGCATCGACCTGATGTTCGCCGAGCTGCAGGAGCCGGTCCGGCGCAAGATCGAACAGTACGAGGACCAGGCGCTCCCGGACAGCCACTTCTTCCCGAGCGTCCACGCCGCCGAGGACGCCTTCCGTGCCGGCGCGCCGGACCACCGAACCCCTGGAGACGGCGATGACTGA
- a CDS encoding GAP family protein, which produces MPWDAVPPALAAAFSPTTLLIVAGLLSRARPLKLAFTFLATAGTVTVGVGFAVVGALDATGWDDKRLHPTTPPALDLALGGAALLFAVMVARRPPHKVKVRRGDTRLTTAMVLGLAMGSPSPLYLLSLHTVAQSDMASAAKYVAVILLAAIVMLMAEIPIVTYMVAPTTTAARLAEANAWLGRHGQAILVIASTVVGCYFVVKGFVGLLQA; this is translated from the coding sequence ATGCCCTGGGATGCCGTGCCGCCGGCGCTTGCCGCCGCGTTCTCGCCGACGACGCTGCTGATCGTCGCCGGTCTGCTGTCCCGGGCACGGCCTCTGAAGCTCGCGTTCACCTTCCTCGCCACCGCCGGCACGGTCACCGTCGGGGTGGGCTTCGCGGTCGTCGGCGCCCTGGACGCCACCGGGTGGGACGACAAGCGGCTGCATCCGACCACGCCGCCGGCGCTGGATCTGGCGCTGGGCGGTGCGGCCCTGTTGTTCGCGGTCATGGTGGCGCGCCGGCCCCCGCACAAGGTGAAGGTCCGCCGCGGCGACACGCGTCTGACGACCGCGATGGTCCTCGGTCTGGCAATGGGCTCGCCGTCGCCGCTCTACCTGCTGTCGCTGCACACCGTGGCCCAGTCCGACATGGCCTCGGCGGCCAAGTACGTCGCCGTGATCCTGCTCGCGGCCATCGTCATGCTCATGGCCGAGATCCCGATCGTCACCTATATGGTCGCCCCGACCACGACCGCCGCCCGGCTCGCGGAGGCGAACGCCTGGCTGGGCCGCCACGGGCAGGCCATCCTGGTGATCGCCTCGACCGTGGTGGGCTGCTACTTCGTGGTCAAAGGGTTCGTCGGGCTGCTCCAGGCGTAG